The DNA segment GAACTTATCCGAGCTGATAAACTTCGATAATAGTCGATACTAAGTGGGGAGTCAACTCACGTCATTAGTTTGTAGGGCATTACTCGGAAGTAGAATCATCCGAACCATCGAACATTGCAATCGCATCGTCATGCTAGCCTTGTGGTGGTGTTTAGGATGTCCGCCGTAATTTTTCACAAAATTTGGTCTTTGCATGAATGCCACTCGCAGTGGCATACGAAGAATCCTGCCCGGCCCCCACTGCCAACCTGCACGAAATAATCATCAGAATGGATTTTGATCTAAATCGGTAAAGTTTCCAGACGACAGGATCGAGTGTAAGTCCGAAAGTTTGACATCAACAGAGGTTGgtgagtagcagcagcagcagcaatccaTGTTCCTTGACATGCTTTTTTGCACACCGAGGCAAGCGAATCAACAAACTATGCGACAGTGGCATCTTGTTTTCACCTTTCCATTCTGAAGGATTCCTCATCACCGATTACTGGAGGTATATTCCATGTACCAAATGCATGTCCAGAAGTCGCTCCTCCTAGAGGGAATAAAAAGGTTTATATTAACATTGACTTGGCTAAAACTCCACAAGATTTATTATTACGCACATTGAAGCAGGacaacagaagaaaaaaaaaaaaaaagttacctTCTCTTGTAGCTTCTTCACATCTTCTCCTATAACTCGATGACAATTCAGGATCCAAAGTCCTTATGAGGCGCTCATATTTTTCTTCGGCTTCAGCGATACATTTTGCCTGGCAAAAGAAGTTGGAATAGTGTAAAATGCTATAATTGACTTTTTTTCGGTTTATGGTGATCATTATCAACATTCTTTTGAGTGCACACATCTCTAGTACTGACCTAGGAGAACTTGCTCATTCTTACAGAAAATGAACCTACTCCTGATAATATGATGATGACAATTTTCACATATGAGATGCCATGGGAACTTATAGTCTATGCTACAAGATGCACCTTATTCCACTGGAGCTGTAATTGGCTTTAAAAAGATTGCTATACTCACCAACATACTCGGTGCTGTTGAAGCTCCATAAATCCCCACAAACATACGTAATATGTTGAAGCTGTTTTCTACTACATCATCCTAAATATGCAACAAGCGTGCAACCAAATGTCATCATCAGAACATGTCGATGTGCGTCAAACACAATCTGGTGAATGGAAACGCACCTCATAGTCATACCTACAACATATTGAATTTGTCATTGGTCACCAGTATGGTGTCTCATGATAAAGGAAGAAAAACGAGTGCTGTTAGGAATTAAGAAAGTTTAGTTTCTGAGTGACAATTGGAATCATTTGTAGGTGCACATAACCAAATAAGATAACAGCGTTAAAGTTAGCAAGCAAAATCCAAATgtagattaaaaaattttaatatcctgCTCAGAGTAATGACGAGTAGTTTGAGCATGAGATTGGAAGCTAGATACTTATATAAAGAGTGCCTCCGACACATTGCAATCATCAGCTCCACAAAGTGCACGAATTTAACACAGCTATGCTTACCCCTACAATCATCCCCATGCATGCATCCTTCTGTTCACAAAGATGAATGAGGGTGACCGGGAGAAACATCTAATGAGGTGTAGGACCTGAAGAACTCTAGTTCATCTGAAGGTACAAATATATTTAGTTTGGTTTTAATCGGCTTCAATAAGTACCATAGTTGCCGAGTGAGCTAATTATAGGCTACCTTTAACATCCTGATCCCTACACTTTAGAAAGTTACATTGATAtccctatagttacgaaagtgaaacatatgAATCCATTTATCCCAACGCCATctgttttatcaatgaaaatatgaaaataaatcacaaaaagataatttttaacaTTCTAATTGGTGGTAGCTGATGGCGTCAGTGGTGGTGGACGACGGTGCCACTGGGGGCCACGAGtggctgttgtggatgaggagagtggcAACGAGAAGTGAGGGCCACTATGCATATGCATTGATACCGATGCAGATGCAGAGTGGCGCCACTCGACATTTGCATTGGCGGCTCTTTCATCACTCGACAATTGCGTTAGCGTCGACGCAGTTGCCGAGCGGACCTCACATCTCGTCGTCGCTCTCCTCATCTACAACAGCCACTCGCGGCCCCCAGTGGCGTCGTTGTTCTCCACCATCGACATCCTCAATCATCACCAACTGGAACATTAAAATTACCTTATTACTCTTTGTTTTCATATTTCCATTAATAAAACTGATGACATAAGTGTAAATAGacctagatatttcactttcataattatagggatGTCAAtgtgattttttaaaatataggaatTAGAAtgttaaatataactaattaccGGGGATATTATGTAATTAGCCCTTGTCGAGTTCATGTAGACTTTTGGAAGGTGAACCTATCACTCAGCATCAAACCAAGTGCAGGTACCAATGGAACTTCAGTAATTGAAAAATTATTAAATAGTCATCATAGTGGAAATATAATGCACCAACATCCAATTAGCCATTGTAGCACTAATACTTCGCATAGGCAGCAGTAAATGGGTCATCTAAGGAACTAATGTGCAACTTCATTGTAGCCTATGCAGCATTAAGAGAAGGCATCAAAAGCATGTGACTAGGCTAACAACAATTAGCTTTGCCAATTCATCAACATTTTAAATTACCATTTTGGACAGGTGATAAGTAAACAAATAATCCAACAGACCAGACTTACAAGGCTGGTTGATGTACTTAACAAAACTTATACTTACAAATCATCTGCGATCTCAACTAGAAACTCTGAAACTGATAGAAACTCCATATGTAGCTCATTAACCTTAAAAAATGATAAAGGCAGTCATTTTAGTGTGGGAGTGAACAAGAAATGTGCAGATCGATTTCTTATATAACAACAAAAGAAGAACCACTACTAGCAATATATTCGATGAATCAGAAAGCAGTGAAATCTTCTAAGCAGAAGAATAAGAGTGGTCAATCTTGCAGAAAATACCAATTTATAGCAGtttacataaaaaaaaagaaaaagaaaaagaaaaaatcatcCCTAAAAGCTCTCCCCAATTTACATGACAATGAACATGTTAAGAATTCATTATATTAAAGAGCTACAAAACCAATAAATTTGTTTATTTTGTCAACCAGCCTAATGTAGGTTACTGAAAACTACAAAAATCCACTAGAAAGGTAAAAGATATTTTACTATTGTTTCTATTTCTGAACAACATAACATTTTATGACAAATTTCCAACAATATTTCCTATAGAAGACATTAATCTAACTAGATAAGCATTTTAGACAAAGTTCAGAGAAATGCTCGAAGGCATAGCTCTTTCGCCATGATTTGGGCTCGGTACACAAACAGTACCTACCACACTGCAGGACAATGAATAGGGTGAATCCAAACTCTCTTGCCATAGTGGTCGTGTCAAAATTCCAAGTCTTAATGTGTGAGTGCCCGTGGAGTACTTTACAGGTATAAGTAACTTGAAATAGGAGCCTTTATTAGACTTTTCATTCATGAGTGGACCAAATAAATTCAAATGTCAGCTTCTATAAGTAGATACAATATAGCATTGTCCTTTCTTCATCCATTTTGATATCAAACATCTACATAAGCTGTAGAGCTCCTGTTTATTCCTCTTTGATCCAAATGACAATCAGACTTATCCGTCCTTCTCAAAATTCTGATAGGTTGTTACATGAAAATAAACCAGGAAAAAAAAACAGATTGCCAAATGTGAATGTTACGATAAAATAAAACCATGAAACTACAGTTACAAGTTTAATCACTTGAGTCAAAGTGCAGAACAGCAAAAACAAAGTTAATTATGCACTAGGAATTGTAAAGAAATCTACCTGTTGGCCTCTCAATTGGTACAACAAAAGGTTCAGTACCCGATAATCAAAGGATTTTAGATGAATTGCTTTCATAATATCTTCCATTAGTATCTGAATAACAAAATTCTATTAATAAAGTTAGGCTGACAGGTACAGATACTATAACAAAAAAAGATGAGACAAATAAATGACACTCAAATTATAGAGATTTTATTCAAAATTCATAAATGTTGAAAAGTATAAGATACAAATGCAAGAGATAAAGAGTAAACCTAATGCACAAGGCTCCAACTAATGCAGATTTTTGGGCCAATGCACAAAGCATTATCAGTACTTATTTTTCGGATTTCCACCTAAGAAATAATCATGATCGAGTTTCTAGACTATTTGTTCTGAAAAATTTCTGATCCCTAGCATATGATTATCATCGACTGATGAGTTGTGTTTAATTCAATAGACAACAAAAATGATGAAtgtaaaaaagaataaaagatgaCACAACCTTCTTTTTTCCTGACAATGCATGACATAACTTCCTTTCGAGTGCCCAGTACTCAATACCTGAATTAAGCTCTTTTCTTATCCTATATAAACAAGATTTAGTCAGAaatttttgattttaaacataaATTACATTTACGAAGAGTGGTGCCAGACAAGGTAACGAACCGCTCACTTAAGAGCCCTTCACACTGTAGAAGGCGAATAAGAGGATCAGCACTGCAAAATTCATTTGTATTGTTTCTCACATTATGATACGTAACCTACACAAAAGAGCATTGGACAAGTCCCATACTAGCAGTGTAGAGTCTAAAATAGTAAAATGGCCAATAAACAAGAATACTCTCCCAAAATATCAATAGATGTGTTGGTACATACATCATTACACAGATGGGTCAAATTATTCAACTCGGTTGTTGGTGATGTTGCAACCTTAGATGATAAATGCAAAGCCTTCTCGTTCAAAGTATCTAACTGCAGAAAGAGAACAGAACTTTTTATGAATTCATCATTTCAACATAGTAAATGCTCGTACAAGGTCATCACTGTACCTGATATATGTAGCTCTCGGTGAAGGACAGAATGGGAAGGTACTTAAATATCTCCCTTGGTTTGCTAGCATCCAATCCATGAAACATAAAATAAGACCTGCACTGTAATTTTACCAATAAGTGTATTAGATTGATATCAACAACATTTTATGTATGAAGTGTTTGAATAAGAATAGAAGGAACATATCCAAAAGCACTTTTTGTTGAAACCAACAGCAAATCATACCATGTACAAAATTTCTACAATaatacaactttcctcttgattcAGGTAATTTTTGCCACGAACAAGGACTTTCAAACATTAACATACTCTATGGAGGCAAGAATgcaagtcatgctattaagaccAGACCAGTGATTTGACTAAATTGTTTTAAACAGAATACTTTTTTTTCTCAAAGTTTCAAAATTTGTAAGCTAATTTATAAAACTGTATTAGGACAACctacaaaaaataatattaagttttTATAGTAAATAGAGCTTTTATGAAAATACAGAAAAAATTTACAGATGAAGGCTGCAAAACAATACAAAGACTATGTATTTTTGTAGCTCTAGCACTAAACCATGTCAAAATTATGGTCTAAAACAAAATTTTTTTAGTACTATCTTGGCACATAACAGGTCCACTGAGAGTATC comes from the Musa acuminata AAA Group cultivar baxijiao chromosome BXJ1-10, Cavendish_Baxijiao_AAA, whole genome shotgun sequence genome and includes:
- the LOC135585911 gene encoding uncharacterized protein LOC135585911 isoform X11 — its product is MQVQPCGILTVEDRCRIISDFLPKTSSEVREEAFIFANKEGIEKKENIGYNLKFNCQQIHTGPSLQSSVEKDLDIDLSKIKETPMIGLDAMKRANSTLEDFCRSYFMFHGLDASKPREIFKYLPILSFTESYIYQLDTLNEKALHLSSKVATSPTTELNNLTHLCNDVTYHNVRNNTNEFCSADPLIRLLQCEGLLSERIRKELNSGIEYWALERKLCHALSGKKKNFVIQILMEDIMKAIHLKSFDYRVLNLLLYQLRGQQVNELHMEFLSVSEFLVEIADDLYDYEDDVVENSFNILRMFVGIYGASTAPSMLAKCIAEAEEKYERLIRTLDPELSSSYRRRCEEATREGGATSGHAFGTWNIPPVIGDEESFRMERLAVGAGQDSSYATASGIHAKTKFCEKLRRTS
- the LOC135585911 gene encoding uncharacterized protein LOC135585911 isoform X14, giving the protein MEALQKLERVQSLLSLMEARGLSSSHRDADRFLADFVLFLVQPCGILTVEDRCRIISDFLPKTSSEVREEAFIFANKEGIEKKENIGYNLKFNCQQIHTGPSLQSSVEKDLDIDLSKIKETPMIGLDAMKRANSTLEDFCRSYFMFHGLDASKPREIFKYLPILSFTESYIYQLDTLNEKALHLSSKVATSPTTELNNLTHLCNDVTYHNVRNNTNEFCSADPLIRLLQCEGLLSERIRKELNSGIEYWALERKLCHALSGKKKILMEDIMKAIHLKSFDYRVLNLLLYQLRGQQVNELHMEFLSVSEFLVEIADDLYDYEDDVVENSFNILRMFVGIYGASTAPSMLAKCIAEAEEKYERLIRTLDPELSSSYRRRCEEATREGGATSGHAFGTWNIPPVIGDEESFRMERLAVGAGQDSSYATASGIHAKTKFCEKLRRTS
- the LOC135585911 gene encoding uncharacterized protein LOC135585911 isoform X3 translates to MEALQKLERVQSLLSLMEARGLSSSHRDADRFLADFVLFLVQPCGILTVEDRCRIISDFLPKTSSEVREEAFIFANKEGIEKKENIGYNLKFNCQQIHTGPSLQSSVEKDLDIDLSKIKETPMIGLDAMKRANSTLEDFCRSYFMFHGLDASKPREIFKYLPILSFTESYIYQLDTLNEKALHLSSKVATSPTTELNNLTHLCNDVTYHNVRNNTNEFCSADPLIRLLQCEGLLSERIRKELNSGIEYWALERKLCHALSGKKKNFVIQILMEDIMKAIHLKSFDYRVLNLLLYQLRGQQVNELHMEFLSVSEFLVEIADDLYDYEDDVVENSFNILRMFVGIYGASTAPSMLAKCIAEAEEKYERLIRTLDPELSSSYRRRCEEATREGGATSGHAFGTWNIPPVIGDEESFRMERLAVGAGQDSSYATASGIHAKTKFCEKLRRTS
- the LOC135585911 gene encoding uncharacterized protein LOC135585911 isoform X7, whose protein sequence is MEALQKLERVQSLLSLMEARGLSSSHRDADRFLADFVLFLVQPCGILTVEDRCRIISDFLPKVEFALTFQIHTGPSLQSSVEKDLDIDLSKIKETPMIGLDAMKRANSTLEDFCRSYFMFHGLDASKPREIFKYLPILSFTESYIYQLDTLNEKALHLSSKVATSPTTELNNLTHLCNDVTYHNVRNNTNEFCSADPLIRLLQCEGLLSERIRKELNSGIEYWALERKLCHALSGKKKNFVIQILMEDIMKAIHLKSFDYRVLNLLLYQLRGQQVNELHMEFLSVSEFLVEIADDLYDYEDDVVENSFNILRMFVGIYGASTAPSMLAKCIAEAEEKYERLIRTLDPELSSSYRRRCEEATREGGATSGHAFGTWNIPPVIGDEESFRMERLAVGAGQDSSYATASGIHAKTKFCEKLRRTS
- the LOC135585911 gene encoding uncharacterized protein LOC135585911 isoform X10, which translates into the protein MEALQKLERVQSLLSLMEARGLSSSHRDADRFLADFVLFLVQPCGILTVEDRCRIISDFLPKIHTGPSLQSSVEKDLDIDLSKIKETPMIGLDAMKRANSTLEDFCRSYFMFHGLDASKPREIFKYLPILSFTESYIYQLDTLNEKALHLSSKVATSPTTELNNLTHLCNDVTYHNVRNNTNEFCSADPLIRLLQCEGLLSERIRKELNSGIEYWALERKLCHALSGKKKNFVIQILMEDIMKAIHLKSFDYRVLNLLLYQLRGQQVNELHMEFLSVSEFLVEIADDLYDYEDDVVENSFNILRMFVGIYGASTAPSMLAKCIAEAEEKYERLIRTLDPELSSSYRRRCEEATREGGATSGHAFGTWNIPPVIGDEESFRMERLAVGAGQDSSYATASGIHAKTKFCEKLRRTS
- the LOC135585911 gene encoding uncharacterized protein LOC135585911 isoform X5, which codes for MEALQKLERVQSLLSLMEARGLSSSHRDADRFLADFVLFLEFMQVQPCGILTVEDRCRIISDFLPKVEFALTFQIHTGPSLQSSVEKDLDIDLSKIKETPMIGLDAMKRANSTLEDFCRSYFMFHGLDASKPREIFKYLPILSFTESYIYQLDTLNEKALHLSSKVATSPTTELNNLTHLCNDVTYHNVRNNTNEFCSADPLIRLLQCEGLLSERIRKELNSGIEYWALERKLCHALSGKKKNFVIQILMEDIMKAIHLKSFDYRVLNLLLYQLRGQQVNELHMEFLSVSEFLVEIADDLYDYEDDVVENSFNILRMFVGIYGASTAPSMLAKCIAEAEEKYERLIRTLDPELSSSYRRRCEEATREGGATSGHAFGTWNIPPVIGDEESFRMERLAVGAGQDSSYATASGIHAKTKFCEKLRRTS
- the LOC135585911 gene encoding uncharacterized protein LOC135585911 isoform X13; its protein translation is MQVQPCGILTVEDRCRIISDFLPKVEFALTFQIHTGPSLQSSVEKDLDIDLSKIKETPMIGLDAMKRANSTLEDFCRSYFMFHGLDASKPREIFKYLPILSFTESYIYQLDTLNEKALHLSSKVATSPTTELNNLTHLCNDVTYHNVRNNTNEFCSADPLIRLLQCEGLLSERIRKELNSGIEYWALERKLCHALSGKKKNFVIQILMEDIMKAIHLKSFDYRVLNLLLYQLRGQQVNELHMEFLSVSEFLVEIADDLYDYEDDVVENSFNILRMFVGIYGASTAPSMLAKCIAEAEEKYERLIRTLDPELSSSYRRRCEEATREGGATSGHAFGTWNIPPVIGDEESFRMERLAVGAGQDSSYATASGIHAKTKFCEKLRRTS
- the LOC135585911 gene encoding uncharacterized protein LOC135585911 isoform X2, translating into MEALQKLERVQSLLSLMEARGLSSSHRDADRFLADFVLFLFMQVQPCGILTVEDRCRIISDFLPKTSSEVREEAFIFANKEGIEKKENIGYNLKFNCQQIHTGPSLQSSVEKDLDIDLSKIKETPMIGLDAMKRANSTLEDFCRSYFMFHGLDASKPREIFKYLPILSFTESYIYQLDTLNEKALHLSSKVATSPTTELNNLTHLCNDVTYHNVRNNTNEFCSADPLIRLLQCEGLLSERIRKELNSGIEYWALERKLCHALSGKKKNFVIQILMEDIMKAIHLKSFDYRVLNLLLYQLRGQQVNELHMEFLSVSEFLVEIADDLYDYEDDVVENSFNILRMFVGIYGASTAPSMLAKCIAEAEEKYERLIRTLDPELSSSYRRRCEEATREGGATSGHAFGTWNIPPVIGDEESFRMERLAVGAGQDSSYATASGIHAKTKFCEKLRRTS
- the LOC135585911 gene encoding uncharacterized protein LOC135585911 isoform X6 — translated: MEALQKLERVQSLLSLMEARGLSSSHRDADRFLADFVLFLFMQVQPCGILTVEDRCRIISDFLPKVEFALTFQIHTGPSLQSSVEKDLDIDLSKIKETPMIGLDAMKRANSTLEDFCRSYFMFHGLDASKPREIFKYLPILSFTESYIYQLDTLNEKALHLSSKVATSPTTELNNLTHLCNDVTYHNVRNNTNEFCSADPLIRLLQCEGLLSERIRKELNSGIEYWALERKLCHALSGKKKNFVIQILMEDIMKAIHLKSFDYRVLNLLLYQLRGQQVNELHMEFLSVSEFLVEIADDLYDYEDDVVENSFNILRMFVGIYGASTAPSMLAKCIAEAEEKYERLIRTLDPELSSSYRRRCEEATREGGATSGHAFGTWNIPPVIGDEESFRMERLAVGAGQDSSYATASGIHAKTKFCEKLRRTS
- the LOC135585911 gene encoding uncharacterized protein LOC135585911 isoform X9 is translated as MEALQKLERVQSLLSLMEARGLSSSHRDADRFLADFVLFLFMQVQPCGILTVEDRCRIISDFLPKIHTGPSLQSSVEKDLDIDLSKIKETPMIGLDAMKRANSTLEDFCRSYFMFHGLDASKPREIFKYLPILSFTESYIYQLDTLNEKALHLSSKVATSPTTELNNLTHLCNDVTYHNVRNNTNEFCSADPLIRLLQCEGLLSERIRKELNSGIEYWALERKLCHALSGKKKNFVIQILMEDIMKAIHLKSFDYRVLNLLLYQLRGQQVNELHMEFLSVSEFLVEIADDLYDYEDDVVENSFNILRMFVGIYGASTAPSMLAKCIAEAEEKYERLIRTLDPELSSSYRRRCEEATREGGATSGHAFGTWNIPPVIGDEESFRMERLAVGAGQDSSYATASGIHAKTKFCEKLRRTS
- the LOC135585911 gene encoding uncharacterized protein LOC135585911 isoform X12, whose translation is MEALQKLERVQSLLSLMEARGLSSSHRDADRFLADFVLFLEFMQVQPCGILTVEDRCRIISDFLPKTSSEVREEAFIFANKEGIEKKENIGYNLKFNCQQIHTGPSLQSSVEKDLDIDLSKIKETPMIGLDAMKRANSTLEDFCRSYFMFHGLDASKPREIFKYLPILSFTESYIYQLDTLNEKALHLSSKVATSPTTELNNLTHLCNDILMEDIMKAIHLKSFDYRVLNLLLYQLRGQQVNELHMEFLSVSEFLVEIADDLYDYEDDVVENSFNILRMFVGIYGASTAPSMLAKCIAEAEEKYERLIRTLDPELSSSYRRRCEEATREGGATSGHAFGTWNIPPVIGDEESFRMERLAVGAGQDSSYATASGIHAKTKFCEKLRRTS
- the LOC135585911 gene encoding uncharacterized protein LOC135585911 isoform X4; this translates as MEALQKLERVQSLLSLMEARGLSSSHRDADRFLADFVLFLEFMQVQPCGILTVEDRCRIISDFLPKTSSEVREEAFIFANKEGIEKKENIGYNLKFNCQQIHTGPSLQSSVEKDLDIDLSKIKETPMIGLDAMKRANSTLEDFCRSYFMFHGLDASKPREIFKYLPILSFTESYIYQLDTLNEKALHLSSKVATSPTTELNNLTHLCNDVTYHNVRNNTNEFCSADPLIRLLQCEGLLSERIRKELNSGIEYWALERKLCHALSGKKKILMEDIMKAIHLKSFDYRVLNLLLYQLRGQQVNELHMEFLSVSEFLVEIADDLYDYEDDVVENSFNILRMFVGIYGASTAPSMLAKCIAEAEEKYERLIRTLDPELSSSYRRRCEEATREGGATSGHAFGTWNIPPVIGDEESFRMERLAVGAGQDSSYATASGIHAKTKFCEKLRRTS
- the LOC135585911 gene encoding uncharacterized protein LOC135585911 isoform X1, which produces MEALQKLERVQSLLSLMEARGLSSSHRDADRFLADFVLFLEFMQVQPCGILTVEDRCRIISDFLPKTSSEVREEAFIFANKEGIEKKENIGYNLKFNCQQIHTGPSLQSSVEKDLDIDLSKIKETPMIGLDAMKRANSTLEDFCRSYFMFHGLDASKPREIFKYLPILSFTESYIYQLDTLNEKALHLSSKVATSPTTELNNLTHLCNDVTYHNVRNNTNEFCSADPLIRLLQCEGLLSERIRKELNSGIEYWALERKLCHALSGKKKNFVIQILMEDIMKAIHLKSFDYRVLNLLLYQLRGQQVNELHMEFLSVSEFLVEIADDLYDYEDDVVENSFNILRMFVGIYGASTAPSMLAKCIAEAEEKYERLIRTLDPELSSSYRRRCEEATREGGATSGHAFGTWNIPPVIGDEESFRMERLAVGAGQDSSYATASGIHAKTKFCEKLRRTS
- the LOC135585911 gene encoding uncharacterized protein LOC135585911 isoform X8; this encodes MEALQKLERVQSLLSLMEARGLSSSHRDADRFLADFVLFLEFMQVQPCGILTVEDRCRIISDFLPKIHTGPSLQSSVEKDLDIDLSKIKETPMIGLDAMKRANSTLEDFCRSYFMFHGLDASKPREIFKYLPILSFTESYIYQLDTLNEKALHLSSKVATSPTTELNNLTHLCNDVTYHNVRNNTNEFCSADPLIRLLQCEGLLSERIRKELNSGIEYWALERKLCHALSGKKKNFVIQILMEDIMKAIHLKSFDYRVLNLLLYQLRGQQVNELHMEFLSVSEFLVEIADDLYDYEDDVVENSFNILRMFVGIYGASTAPSMLAKCIAEAEEKYERLIRTLDPELSSSYRRRCEEATREGGATSGHAFGTWNIPPVIGDEESFRMERLAVGAGQDSSYATASGIHAKTKFCEKLRRTS